A window from Drosophila yakuba strain Tai18E2 chromosome 3L, Prin_Dyak_Tai18E2_2.1, whole genome shotgun sequence encodes these proteins:
- the LOC6534567 gene encoding protein phosphatase 1 regulatory subunit 12A isoform X27 yields the protein MSFRSRSRTQAPLSSRRRSLSSSSRMAPSSGGSGAYNYNGSSYSSSGSTGRPLSTGYFPSSSGVSSYQSPYASVYSSRESLYGGGGAGRSSYGSGGGGYDSSRYNPSSYSSAGSSYSTSDRYVSPYSSSYDKGVTTASLTFKSPGLSSSNSFKSSRLLKTKSLSASNSSLNGAYGGSSSNGVTSAGATVAAIAATRSNSLREQERKSRNRTRSKSAAQRSISASSEKSEGYESGSERTSRSRLGSTASTATTSESKSSSSNDKTENGDSIDYKALWEAEKLENDKLRQMLKQKDDEALQTRATLERFANATTKNSLSELEKRERRAMERKLSELEEELKQLDAYKSDNHRLKEENAALIRVISKLSK from the exons ATGTCCTTTCGCTCGAGATCAAGAACCCAGGCGCCGCTGTCCAGTCGGCGGCGATCGTTGTCCTCCAGTTCGCGCATGGCTCCCTCGAGTGGGGGATCCGGGGCCTATAACTACAACGGAAGTAGCTATAGCAGCTCCGGCAGCACTGGTCGTCCCTTGAGCACCGGCTACTTTCCCAGCAGCAGTGGCGTCTCCAGCTACCAGAGTCCCTATGCCAGTGTCTACAGCTCGAGGGAGAGTTTGTATGGCGGAGGAGGTGCTGGTCGGAGTTCTTATG GcagcggtggtggtggctacGACAGTTCCAGGTACAATCCCAGCTCCTATTCCTCGGCGGGATCTTCGTACTCCACAAGTGATCGATATGTCAGCCCCTATTCGAGTAGTTATGATAAGGGTGTGACCACCGCCTCACTGACCTTCAAGTCACCCGGTCTGAGTTCGTCCAATTCCTTCAAGAGTTCGCGTTTACTGAAGACCAAATCGCTGTCTGCATCAAATAGCAGCCTGAATGGAGCCTATGGTGGTTCATCCTCAAATGGAGTAACCAGTGCCGGAGCCACTGTGGCGGCCATCGCAGCTACGAGGAGCAACTCTCTGCGGGAACAGGAGCGCAAGTCTCGCAATCGCACGCGGTCGAAGAGCGCGGCACAGAGATCCATTAGTGCTTCCTCCGAGAAGAGTGAGGGATATGAA AGTGGCAGTGAGCGGACATCCCGTTCCCGCCTGGGCAGCACAGCGAGTACGGCCACCACCAGCGAGTCAAAGAGCTCCAGCAGTAATGACAAGACGGAAAATGGCGATAGCATTGACTACAAGGCGCTCTGGGAAGCGGAAAA GTTGGAGAACGATAAGCTGAGGCAGATGCTCAAGCAGAAGGACGATGAAGCCCTGCAGACACGTGCAACGCTCGAGAGATTCGCCAATGCC ACAACGAAAAATTCACTATCTGAACTTGAGAAACGCGAAAGAAGAGCTATGGAACGCAAGCTTTCCGAGTTGGAAGAAGAGCTCAAG CAACTTGATGCCTACAAGTCGGATAATCATCGCCTGAAGGAGGAAAACGCCGCGTTGATTAGAGTAATTAGCAAattaagtaaatga